Genomic DNA from Methanosarcina sp. MTP4:
TCAATTATGGAAAACGCCCCTGGGACCTTGGCTGTCCCCAGTGCAATTTCATTGAATGGCAGAAGGCAAAACAGGAAGAACAGGACAAAATCCCCGATCAAGAACGCCCGAAATCCATCAAGGAAATCAACGGGGTCGGGAAGGTTACGGCAGAAAAACTCGGGGAAGCGGGGATCTCAACCGTCGAAGACCTGATCAAAGCCAATCCTTTCGAACTTGCGAAAGTTACCAATATCAGCATAAAGAAGATCAAAAACTGGCAGGTAACCTGCGGGGCAGCTATTGAAAGCTGCTGAACCCGCCCAACCTGTAGAAATCGTAAAACTGTAGAAAGCTGCTGGCTTATTGAAAATAAATTTTGGGCTGGCAGAAACTTCTGAATTTTTATAAAGCAGAGTGCCCGGTACAAAATTGCCGGAAGCTTCCAAAATCCCGGTAAAACCTTCTTCTGTCAGATACTTATTTATAAAATTCAGTCTTTTTTCAACTGGTAGAAAAGCCCGAAACAGAAAGGAAAGCTTCTTTATTTCACAGGGCTTATTACCAAATTTCAATATTTTTTTTAATAAGTTTTTAATAAGTTTTCAAGGAGTTGGAATATTGGAGTTTAGTTTTAAAGGCGGATGCAGGGAAGTCGGACGTTCAGGTTTACTCGTCAATGAGGAGGTCCTGCTCGATTACGGAATTAAGGCAGGGGATATCCCCGAATACCCCCAGAACGGTATGGAACCCAAAAGCGTGCTTATTTCCCACGGGCACCTGGACCACTGCGGGGCAGTCCCGAACCTCATGTACATGAACCCGGAAGTCTTCATGACCCCGCCGACTGCGGAGTTTACCGGGCTTCTGGGGAGAGATACCCTAAAACTTGCGGAAAGGACCCTCTCGGGCGTGGCCCCCTTTGACCCTGACGACCTGCAAAAGCTCTCCCGCTCCATCCAGAAGACCGACACGGGGACGGAATTCATGACCCATGGTTACAAAGCCCGTTTCTATGGGGCAGGGCACATCCCCGGGGCTTCGGGCATTTACCTGGAATCCGAAGCAGGAGAAAGTCTTTTTTATACGGGTGATTTCAGTCTTCAGGCCACAAGGCTGGTTCCGGGAGCTGAAAAGTTCCCGAAAGCCGACACCCTCATACTCGAAAGTACCTATTTCGGGGAAGAACATACCCCTCGCAAAGAAACCGAGGAACGTTTCATCGAATCCGTCTGGGAAACCCTGGACATGGGGGGAACAGCTATTATCCCGGCCTTTGCCATCGGCAGGACCCAGGAAATCCTTATGCTTCTGGACGCCCACGGGATCCACGCTTATGTGGACGGGATGGGAAAGGATGTATACAAAATCCTCAAAAAATATCCCGAATACCTGAAAAACCCCAGACTCCTTGACCAGGCCTTCGATAATGCCACGCCCGTAAAGCCGAGTAAAAGGGCGGAGATCCTTAAAGAACCCTCAGTAATCGTCACCACCGCCGGTATGCTGAACGGGGGGCCCGTGCTCTACTACCTGAGCAAGCTCCATAAAGACCCGAACTCAAAAATCCTGCTTACCGGCTACCAGGTAGAAGGCACAAACGGAAGGATGGCCGTGGAAAACGGGATCATCGAAAACAACGGAACTGTCCTGTCCCTGAAACCGAAACTTGAACAGTACGACTTTTCAGCCCACAGCGGAGACTCCGAACTGAAACAGGTTGTAACGAAGTTCTGCAAAAAGGGCACGGAAAGGGTCTTTGTAATGCACGGGGACAAAACCGAAGCCTTTGCCCGGTGGATATCAGAGGAAATCTCAGAGGAAACCGGTGTGGAAGCCTATGCCCCTGCAAACGGAGAATCCTTTAGTTTTTAAAAAAACATATAGGCATTGAATCATTGAAGAATAGTTTGGTCTGAATAACGATGCAAAGTTAGTATAATAAATATGCAACGTAAAATCAATCATAAGCTTTAATAAGGATCAAAACACTTGGAAAAAACAGATACTTGCTCCGAAAGTATTGGACAAGTTATGTGATGAATAAGTATATGATAGGGGCCTTGTTCCCTTTTCGCGGCTCCCTATCGATGATCCAACCCCATGAAATTGAGAGGAAACCCTTAAACTCTCAATCTTCACATCTGTTCTTATGCCATGCGAGTATATATCACAACCGATCTTAATTATTTAATATAATTAAAATGTTTTATATACATTGTATTTTTTAACCACGTCATGATTTTTAATGGCGGTAAATATTTAGTTAGCTTTGAAATTTTTGCTCGGTTGAAAAGCATCCCGGAAGCCGATTTTTCGTCTATAGTCCCGAGCTATTTCTGAAATCTGTTAAACAACCGGGGACACATATTTCCAAGCTTAAGTAAGGCCAGAGCAGCGTTATTACCGTCTCCCGTGGTTATTTCTCCGAGCGTCAGCGAGGCCTGCCCGCTAAAACTGCCATGAGTGAGAAGAGTGAACAAAAAAAGAATTAACCGCCATTTTCAACACTTATTTTTTATTTTTTGCTAGTCAGGGGCAGCTGCGTGCACTTCGCCGAAGCAAACTTAAACCAACAATTCCAATAATTTTTCAGATCAGGGCTGTTATGTCTTACAAATTGCTTCTTCTTTTTCATTTCAGTCATGGAAAAGCCGGTCAGCAAGCTGACCGGTGAGAGCCCCGTTTCTTAGAAGCCAATAGATCCCTGCTGCTATCCTATTTACCAGAACAAAAAGAAGAACTCCGGACCCGGGGCTTTCCAAGACCCACGAAACCCTTAAGCCTGAAAAACCCCAATAATCCGTGCATGATCCTGAATCCTGAATCCGAAGTGCTCGAAACGCTCGCAAAAAGCATCCTCCTGGCTGCCAGGACCGCCCCGAAAGCCAAAGGAGTTGACGATATAGTAACAGCCCTGGTGGAAGCCGAAGATATCGAAGTTCTTGCCTCTACAATGGAAAAACTCGCCGACGAGAAAGGCGAAGGCTTCGCCTTCCTGAAAAGGGACGCAGGCAACCTCAGGAATGCCGGAGCTGCGGTCCTGATAGGGGTCAAAGCCAGCGGGGCTGCAGGCTTAAATTGCGGAGCCTGCGGTTTTTCGACCTGCAAAGAGATGCTTGCACAGCAAAAAGTAGAAGAAGAATTCAAAGGTCCCAACTGCATGTTCAAGTACGCCGACCTCGGAATCGCGGTGGGATCAGCCGTTGCCAGGGCAAAAGACCTTTGCATTGACAACCGGGTAATGTACACCGTCGGAGCAGCCGCCAGGGTTTCGGGGCTTCTGGACGCCGACGTGGCTTTAGGAATTCCCCTGAGCGTGACGGGGAAGAACGTTTTCTTTGATAGAAAGTAAGCGTTTTTTAGTTCCTTTTACTTTTTTTATCAATTTTTACTTTTTTTATCAATTTTTACTTTTTTTATCAATTTTTACTTTTTTTATCAATTTTTACTTTTTTTATCAATTTTTACTTTTTTTATCAATTTTTACTTTTTTTATCAATTTTTACTTTTTTTATCAATTTTTACTTTTTTTATCAATTTTTACTTTTTTTATCAATTTTTACTTTTTTTATCAATTTTTACTTTTTTTTCGGATCTGTCTTTGTTTCAGCCTGTCGGGTTTCCTGCGGAATAGCAGTATATTGATTCCGAAATCCGTGCCATTTTGATCTTTTTTTGGGTACCGGCGCTCTCACCGGTCAGCTTGCTGACCGGCCTTTTCTAAAAATGATATTTGATAATTTAGTTCAAGCACAGAAGCATTTTGAATTTAAAGATGAATCTGGAAAAGAGTATCCTGATGGATAAAAAGTATATTTGAATAACTGTAAGAGGTATTTGGATAACTGTAATAGGTATTTGAATGACTGTAAAATATATTTGAGTAACTTTAAGAGGTATTTGAATAACTTTGATGGGTATCTAAATAACTTTAATAGGCATTTGAATTACCAAAAAAGATAGCCGAATGACTATTGAGAGCAACGGGAGAACTAAGAATGTCGTATAATGCCAGAACTGCTTATTTCCCTTTTTTGGGTTTTAGAATCAGCTTTCTTTGCGCCAATTTCCTGAAATAGCCGCACTTCGTGCGGGGGGCAAAAGCGGTTTGATAAGGCATTCAGGCTGCACTGGTTTTGATAATATCCATTAAAAACCGGTTCCCTTTTGCCATAAATATTCAAAAACCCGCGGCTCACCCCATTTCCAGGCCCCGGGAGCAGCCCACGGGCGCACCAGCGGCCGGTCTTCGCCAAAAACTGATGGGTCTTTGCTTCCATCAACTTTGGAAAAGTTGGAGAGAGCTTTTAAATCAACCCTCTCCTCCGTTCACTCCTGTACTCATCGAAGATGCTCTGCAGTTCGTCTTCTTTGGCTTTCTGCCGCTTTGTTTCGGCTTCTGTTTCCCATTCGGCAATAGCCGTTTTCAGGACTTCAGGCTCGACCATGGCAAAGTCGTCAGCCCTTTCAAGGGGCACGTTTTTCAGGACAGGGACACCCCCTTTGAAGAAAGTGCCCTCGGCTGCGTGGGAGATGTCTTCAGGGATAAGGACTGCTCTTACCCCGGCTTCCACCAGGATCTGGGCAGTGGCTGTCCCGCCTCCGCTGGGGTTTTCCAGGAAGACGACATCTCCTTCTTTCAGGCCGTAGTGTTCCTTTGTTTCGGCAATGGATTCTTTTGTAAAGGCAGAGATGACCTTGACGGGGGTGCCTTCCCCCCGGACTTCCATTTTCTGGATTTTCCGGAGCTTCTTGCTCCTCCGGCGCAGGTCTTTCAGGGTCCTGTTTTTCCTGACCAATTCCCTTTTGAGGTTCTCGATGGTGCTTTCCCTGATCCTGAGCTCTTTTTCCTTCCGGACTTCCATGTAGGCTTCTTTTTTGAAATCTCTCAGCCTTGACTCAAGCTTTGAGATCTTCCTGTCCTTGGCAGCAGCCTCCCGCTTTAACTCTCTCACGTATTCCTGGAGGTTCCGGATCTGTTCGCCCTGCTGCTGGACTGTTTCCCTCATTTTCCGGAGCGATTCTTCAAGAGCCATATCCTCGGGCTTTCCGGGAAGCTCTGGGGCCTTTTTGGGCTTTTTCCTGGCCTGGGCCTGGACTTGCACCTTTTCAACGGCAGCTTCAATCGAATCTCCCCGGATTACCCAGAGCTTGATCATTTCGAGGTCGGCCCCCCCAGGGGCTTTCTTTTCAATCCGGGAAAAGACGTTCCTGTAGCTTTTATAGGTGAGGAGGGCTGCGGTTAGCGCGTCCCTCTCATGGTCGTTGGAGTAGCCAAAAGGCTTTCCAAGGGCAATTTTCTCCTCGGCAGAGACTTCAGTCCCCGGGCTTGCAGGCGCAGCGTTAAAGCTTCTCCTGATCTTTTCGACCGAACCCGGCATTGGGGCCACGTCACTGGCAATAACGGCGGGTTTCCCGTATTCGGCAATCAGCTTGACGACCTCGTCGGGGGCTATTCCCCGGAAACTTTTCAAAAAGAGGAGGTCCCCGTCCAGGGAGAGGATAGCTATGCCTACGGTGGTCCCGGGGTCAATCCCCACGATCGTGAAATGCCGTCTGGACTGTTTTTGCTTGAGGGGGATGTAGCGGATCCTGTCCCGTTCCACATTCTTTACGCTTACCTGTGCATCGCTGCTGACCATCGGGTGTATTGGAATCTCTCCGCGTTTTGCATATACGGTGAACTCGGACCTTACATAGCCTCCGAATCCCTTTACGTTCACGACTTCAAACCTGATTCCCTTTTCCCGGGAAAGTCTCTTCAGGATGTCCTCGATTTCCCGGCTCCGCTGCTGAACAAACCCATGGACCTTTCTTCGGTAGCGGTTCTGGCTCCAGCCCCCCCGGCCAAGGGAACGTGCCCTGCTGACCTTGATCTTTGTCATGTCTTCAAAAAGGGAGACCACATGCCCGACTCCCAGCTCAGCCAGGCGAGCACAGGTTTCGGCTTCCTCGTTCGGGTTTGTCGGGTCAAAGGAAATTCCGTGCTTTTTCCCAAGCCGGACAAGGGGTTCGGGGTGCAGCCCGCCCGTAACCTGGACGAGCTTTACGCCGTCAGGAAGGCGGTTCATAATGGAAATAAGCTCTTTTCGGTCCGCAGCCAGCTCAAAGATATTGTCCACGGCAATTATCTCCGGCCGGTCCTTAAGAACCATATTCAGGACCTTCTGGCGGCGGAGCATGGTATGATGGGTAATTTCCCCATCTCTGAGGACTGCCAGGGCATACCTGGGGAGCTCTTTCGCTCGCGGTGAGCCCCTGGCAATGTCAATTCCATAGATAATCCTGTTTTGCATGGACACCTATATATTATTTTTCAGAGAATATATATTTAACTGTGAAATACGGCTATTTCATTTGTCTATAAGTATCAATTGGGCCCATTAACCTGAAAAAACGAAGGGCAAGGAGATAAGGAGTCTTTCCGCTTTCAGTAATTTACTATTCGAAGGTCATCCCCGCATATCTTCTTTGAAATCTTCTTCGAAATCTTCTTCTTCAAAGTCATCCCCGAAATCTTCTTCAAGGTCAGCTTCAGTTTCAGTTCCGATCTCTTCTCCAGCCTCACCTGAAATCTCTTTTCCTGCTTCATCTCCAGCCTTGGATTCCCATTCACTCTTAATTTCCCTGAGAACCTCCTCAAGGTCCCTTTTTGTCCCGTATTTTTTGTAAAAGTGGTTCAGGACATTGGAAACATCCCTTTCCAGCAGTTCATCTGCGTGAGGATGGTCAGGGGTGACATACTGGGGCCAGTCGATTAGCTGGACACAGTCTTCGGCAACGAAGATATTATACTCACTTAGGTCAGCGTGGATTATTCCGAGGGAGTAGGTTAGCTTTACCTGGCGGAGGATTTCGTCCAGGTACCATTCCGGATCCAGGACCTTCGTCTTTGAGAGGATGCTCCCCTTTGCCAGTTCCATTACAATAGCGTGCCGGTTCTGGTCAATTGGTTTTGGGATGGAAACCTTCGGATAAAGGGTGGTCATGATCCCGTATTCCCGCTGGGCTGCCAGGCGGGCGGCATAAATCCAGGAAAAGTGTTCCCTTTCTCCCAGGTGATCGCGGACCCTTCTGACCTGCTTGAAACTGGTCCTCCCTTCCCGGTGGAACTTGATGATGACCGGAATAGGCTCCCCTATTGCCAGTTCAGGCTCCTTTATCGCCTCGAAGATCACGGACTCTTTCCCTACCCCAACCTCATCTCCGATGGCACTGATGCTTTTCCTCTTAACGAAAGTGTTGAGAGCCAGGGCATCGTAACCCTCGAAATAGATCTGGTAGCCCTCATAAGGCTGGAAAGTCCTGACAACCAGATTATTCCTGACAAGCTTCTTCAGCCTGTAGTCCAGTTTTTCAGAGGGCAACTTGGTATATTTGTTCAGGTCTTCCGCGGGCACCCACTCG
This window encodes:
- a CDS encoding MBL fold metallo-hydrolase → MEFSFKGGCREVGRSGLLVNEEVLLDYGIKAGDIPEYPQNGMEPKSVLISHGHLDHCGAVPNLMYMNPEVFMTPPTAEFTGLLGRDTLKLAERTLSGVAPFDPDDLQKLSRSIQKTDTGTEFMTHGYKARFYGAGHIPGASGIYLESEAGESLFYTGDFSLQATRLVPGAEKFPKADTLILESTYFGEEHTPRKETEERFIESVWETLDMGGTAIIPAFAIGRTQEILMLLDAHGIHAYVDGMGKDVYKILKKYPEYLKNPRLLDQAFDNATPVKPSKRAEILKEPSVIVTTAGMLNGGPVLYYLSKLHKDPNSKILLTGYQVEGTNGRMAVENGIIENNGTVLSLKPKLEQYDFSAHSGDSELKQVVTKFCKKGTERVFVMHGDKTEAFARWISEEISEETGVEAYAPANGESFSF
- a CDS encoding ferredoxin domain-containing protein; this translates as MILNPESEVLETLAKSILLAARTAPKAKGVDDIVTALVEAEDIEVLASTMEKLADEKGEGFAFLKRDAGNLRNAGAAVLIGVKASGAAGLNCGACGFSTCKEMLAQQKVEEEFKGPNCMFKYADLGIAVGSAVARAKDLCIDNRVMYTVGAAARVSGLLDADVALGIPLSVTGKNVFFDRK
- a CDS encoding DUF460 domain-containing protein, with product MQNRIIYGIDIARGSPRAKELPRYALAVLRDGEITHHTMLRRQKVLNMVLKDRPEIIAVDNIFELAADRKELISIMNRLPDGVKLVQVTGGLHPEPLVRLGKKHGISFDPTNPNEEAETCARLAELGVGHVVSLFEDMTKIKVSRARSLGRGGWSQNRYRRKVHGFVQQRSREIEDILKRLSREKGIRFEVVNVKGFGGYVRSEFTVYAKRGEIPIHPMVSSDAQVSVKNVERDRIRYIPLKQKQSRRHFTIVGIDPGTTVGIAILSLDGDLLFLKSFRGIAPDEVVKLIAEYGKPAVIASDVAPMPGSVEKIRRSFNAAPASPGTEVSAEEKIALGKPFGYSNDHERDALTAALLTYKSYRNVFSRIEKKAPGGADLEMIKLWVIRGDSIEAAVEKVQVQAQARKKPKKAPELPGKPEDMALEESLRKMRETVQQQGEQIRNLQEYVRELKREAAAKDRKISKLESRLRDFKKEAYMEVRKEKELRIRESTIENLKRELVRKNRTLKDLRRRSKKLRKIQKMEVRGEGTPVKVISAFTKESIAETKEHYGLKEGDVVFLENPSGGGTATAQILVEAGVRAVLIPEDISHAAEGTFFKGGVPVLKNVPLERADDFAMVEPEVLKTAIAEWETEAETKRQKAKEDELQSIFDEYRSERRRGLI
- a CDS encoding serine/threonine-protein kinase RIO2, translated to MINEVLRVFRELDKKDFRVLTGVEMGMKHFEWVPAEDLNKYTKLPSEKLDYRLKKLVRNNLVVRTFQPYEGYQIYFEGYDALALNTFVKRKSISAIGDEVGVGKESVIFEAIKEPELAIGEPIPVIIKFHREGRTSFKQVRRVRDHLGEREHFSWIYAARLAAQREYGIMTTLYPKVSIPKPIDQNRHAIVMELAKGSILSKTKVLDPEWYLDEILRQVKLTYSLGIIHADLSEYNIFVAEDCVQLIDWPQYVTPDHPHADELLERDVSNVLNHFYKKYGTKRDLEEVLREIKSEWESKAGDEAGKEISGEAGEEIGTETEADLEEDFGDDFEEEDFEEDFKEDMRG